GGTCCGGCGGCGAGCGGCTGACCCTGCAGCGGCACTGGGAGGCGGCGCAGGACGTCAAGATCGAGCAGGGCGAGGGGGGCCACGGCGGTGGGGACGCCCTGCTGCTGGCCGACGTCTTCCGCGGCCCGGGCGACGACTGGCTCGAGCGACCGTCCACCTGGGTGGACGGCGTCCGCTCCATCGCCGTCGGCCTGGCCGGCAACGAGTCGCTGCGGACCGGGCTGCCCGTCCGGGTGGCCGACCTCGCGCTCGGCGTGGAGGTGGCGCGCTGACCTCCCACCCCGGTCCTGCGGCCCTGCGGGCCGGGTTCGCCCGGCCGCCGCGCACCGCCGCTCCGATGGTGCGCTGGTGGTGGTTCGGCCCGTCCGTGCGCCGCGACGAGCTGGACCGGGAGCTGACGGCGATGGCCCGGGCGGGCTTCGGCGGGGCGGAGGTCTCCTACGTCTACCCCCTCGGGCCGGTCGAGCACCCGCTGCTGTCGGCGGGCTTCCTGGCCGACCTCCGCTTCGCGGCGGAGCGGGCGGCGGCGCTGGGCCTGCGGTTCGACCTCACCCTGGGCAGTGGCTGGTCCTTCGGAGGGCCCCACACGACCCCCGAGCTCGCCGCCCGCAAGCTGCGCTGGGAGCGCCGGGAGATCGGTCCTGGTCCCCTCCGGGTCCCGGTGGTCGCGGCCTGGCCCGGTGACGCGCTGGTCGCCGCCTTCGTCGGGGCCGGCTCGCTGCAGGAGCAGCCCGAGGCGTGGCAGCCGGTCCCCGTCGTGGACGGGGTCCTGGAGGTCCCGGACGGGACCGGCACCCGGGTGGTGCTGCTGGCCACCGCCCAGCACACCGGCCAGAACGTCAAGCGCGCTGCGGTGGGCGCCGAGGGCCCGGTCCTCGACCACTACAGCGCCGCCGCGACGGACGCCCACCTGCGCGCGGTGGCCGACCCGCTGCTCGACGCGGTCCCCGCCTCGCTGCTCGGCTCGGTGTTCTGCGACAGCCTGGAGGTGTACGAGGCCGACTGGACGCCTGCGCTGCCCGAGGAGTTCGCCCGACGCTGCGGCTACCCGCTGCTCCCGGTGCTGCACGCCCTGGCGGCCGACGGCCCCGACAGCGCCCGGGTGCGGGCCGACCACCACCGGACGCTGGTGCAGCTCTACGAGGAGAACTTCGTCCAGCGGATCCAGCGGTGGGCGTCCGCCCGCGGGGTCCCGTTCCGGCTCCAGGGTTACGGCACCCCGCCCGCGACCGTCAGCAGCTACCGGTTCGCCGACCTGCCGGAGGGGGAGGGCTGGGGCTGGAAGACGGTCACCCAGACACGCTGGGCCTCCTCGGCCGGGCACCTCTACGACCGTCCCGTCATCTCCTCCGAGGTGTGGACCTGGGTGCACTCGCCCTCGTTCCGGGCGACGCCGCTGGACCTCCAGGGCGAGGCTCACGACCACCTGCTCAACGGCGTCAACCAGCTGGTCGGGCACGGCTGGCCCTGCTCACCGCCCGACGCCCCGGGCCTCGGCTGGTTCTTCTACGCCGCCGGCGCGATCGACGACCGGAACCCGTGGTGGGCCGCCATGCCCGGGCTGAACGCCCAGCTCACCCGGCTCTGCTGGCTGCTGCGGCAGGGCGACCCGGTGGCCGACGTCGCGGTCTACGTCCCCGACGAGGACCTCTTCGCCACGATGGGCACGGCCGTCGGCGGCTCCCTGGACCTCTGGCGGGAGGCCCGCGGGCGGATCGGGGACGGCGTCCCCGCGGCGGTCCGGGAGTCCGGCCTGGACTACGACCTCGTCGACGACGACGCCCTCGCCGTCGTGGCGCCCGACCGCTACCGGGTGGTCGTG
The window above is part of the Friedmanniella luteola genome. Proteins encoded here:
- a CDS encoding glycosyl hydrolase; translated protein: MRAGFARPPRTAAPMVRWWWFGPSVRRDELDRELTAMARAGFGGAEVSYVYPLGPVEHPLLSAGFLADLRFAAERAAALGLRFDLTLGSGWSFGGPHTTPELAARKLRWERREIGPGPLRVPVVAAWPGDALVAAFVGAGSLQEQPEAWQPVPVVDGVLEVPDGTGTRVVLLATAQHTGQNVKRAAVGAEGPVLDHYSAAATDAHLRAVADPLLDAVPASLLGSVFCDSLEVYEADWTPALPEEFARRCGYPLLPVLHALAADGPDSARVRADHHRTLVQLYEENFVQRIQRWASARGVPFRLQGYGTPPATVSSYRFADLPEGEGWGWKTVTQTRWASSAGHLYDRPVISSEVWTWVHSPSFRATPLDLQGEAHDHLLNGVNQLVGHGWPCSPPDAPGLGWFFYAAGAIDDRNPWWAAMPGLNAQLTRLCWLLRQGDPVADVAVYVPDEDLFATMGTAVGGSLDLWREARGRIGDGVPAAVRESGLDYDLVDDDALAVVAPDRYRVVVLPATTTVPAATASWLDHVSAAGGTVLRLGSSVDVPGAVDVVAEDLAQALLAAVAPDLALAPDSPDLGFVHRHLPDADVYLLANTGPADRTAEVTPRAERSWWAVWDARTGDVRRTGPAAEPLVLTLEPYEAVVLVLTDDEPAAPTVPAPPGGAARVQPLADGWRVAFDAGPDEPVALPHLWEEQPGRRHHAGAAVYRTAFELDGLGPGAVVVLDLGSAEVRDDDAQPVHVGMVGPSYRAAARPPVGEVATVRVNGVDCGLVWAPPYRVDVTAAVRAGQNRLEVEVANTAAGALAADEHIGPLAAASEERHGRRFRMQQLDRALDTVRSGLLAVPVLRIREP